One region of Manduca sexta isolate Smith_Timp_Sample1 chromosome 25, JHU_Msex_v1.0, whole genome shotgun sequence genomic DNA includes:
- the LOC115449087 gene encoding peroxidase: protein MWRLLLLPHLVLSQVLYDAYFGKPITNERNSTLAALNITGPCTISVEPCREHEGRRVDGTCVNPKYPSRNGSPTPLLRMLPARFGLGNTLKPAMNGSMLPSARLLRTKILSDGFPEDHDFNTLATHIFVFSIVDSVDLTVLLRYAVVSDCCLGNTPNRVDPTCIPIPVPQDDPYLRRTGIRCMNLTRFTTFQELGCIPHSLPAERYALPTPLEDLSIVYGYTSTRERQIRTYEGGLLKSDFRDGLERPPGTALSCANNRRPIENACYEFGDSYDGNVLSGIYLTATWFYREHNRLARRLAEINPCWGDQKLFETARQINIAQWQYMLYYELMADILGKKNALATGIIYDTHDYVNDFDARYKPGVYHEYVVGARWFHTFQDGRTDLYSRSGQYLGTRTTVDDELRSGILEVNNTESDLTQGSFRQPAAKFDYVIEPDLAERVLGELQAASDLSAIDIMRGRDEGLPPYNEYRKICGLPYAHKFSDLKDTIYPDKLEQLRRIYDDEVDDMELMVAIYSEKLIEGGWVGPTLFCIMARNLVQWRKSDRFFFEHGDTPTALTLPQLNEVRSTSVARLLCDNGDRVEMIQPRALRNVGKGNELVSCKHIPGMDLSKWQDQKCHHDAKQHAYNDVWESGGEWPGYNKK from the exons ACCGTGTACAATAAGCGTGGAACCATGCAGGGAGCACGAGGGTCGTCGAGTAGATGGAACCTGCGTCAATCCGAAATACCCATCGAGGAATGGATCTCCAACCCCACTGCTTCGAATGCTACCAGCTAGGTTTGGACTCG GCAATACACTAAAACCCGCCATGAATGGATCCATGCTGCCTTCAGCTCGTCTACTACGCACCAAGATACTGAGCGATGGCTTCCCTGAAGACCATGACTTCAATACGCTGGCCACGCatatatttgtgttttctaTCGTGGACTCAGTGGACTTGACTGTATTAT TGCGTTACGCTGTCGTCAGCGATTGCTGCCTAGGCAACACTCCCAACCGTGTGGACCCCACTTGCATCCCAATCCCGGTGCCGCAGGACGACCCGTATCTGCGCCGCACTGGCATCCGCTGCATGAACCTCACCAGGTTCACTACCTTTCAAGAACTGGGTTGCATCCCGCACAGCCTGCCCGCTGAGCGA TACGCTCTCCCAACTCCCCTGGAAGATCTCTCTATAGTCTACGGATACACAAGCACAAGGGAGCGTCAGATCAGAACATACGAAGGTGGACTATTGAAATCAGATTTTAGAGACGGCCTGGAGCGACCTCCGGGCACGGCGCTATCCTGCGCCAACAACAGGAGACCCATCGAAAACGCTTGCTATGAATTTG GTGACTCATACGACGGGAACGTCCTTTCTGGCATCTACCTGACCGCGACTTGGTTCTACCGAGAGCACAACCGTCTAGCGAGAAGACTGGCTGAGATCAACCCGTGTTGGGGCGACCAGAAGCTGTTCGAGACCGCGCGGCAGATCAACATCGCGCAGTGGCAGTACATGCTTTATTATGAGCTGATGGCCGACATTTTAG GTAAAAAGAACGCCCTGGCAACTGGCATTATATATGACACACATGACTATGTGAATGACTTCGATGCGCGGTACAAGCCGGGAGTGTACCACGAGTACGTTGTTGGCGCCAGATGGTTCCACACATTCCAGGACGGGAGGACTGa TTTGTACAGCCGAAGCGGTCAGTACCTCGGCACGCGGACTACCGTGGACGATGAGCTTCGGAGCGGGATACTCGAAGTGAACAACACCGAGTCGGACTTGACACAAGGCTCCTTTAGACAGCCCGCCGCCAAGTTCGACTATGTTATAGAACCAGAT TTAGCAGAGCGTGTGCTAGGCGAGCTGCAGGCTGCGTCGGATCTCAGCGCCATCGACATCATGAGGGGCCGCGACGAGGGTCTGCCGCCATACAACGAGTACCGAAAAATCTGCGGCCTGCCCTACGCGCACAAGTTCTCTGATCTAAAAGATACCATATACCCTGAT AAACTAGAGCAACTTCGTCGCATATATGACGATGAGGTGGACGACATGGAGCTTATGGTGGCGATATACAGCGAAAAGCTGATCGAGGGCGGCTGGGTGGGACCCACTTTGTTCTGCATCATGGCCAGGAATCTGGTGCAGTGGAGGAAATCGGACAGATTCTTCTTCGAGCACGGAGATACACCAACCGCGTTGACCTTGC CTCAACTGAATGAAGTGAGGTCGACCAGCGTCGCAAGACTCCTTTGCGATAACGGCGACAGAGTGGAAATGATACAACCCAGAGCTCTTCGTAACGTGGGCAAGGG GAATGAGCTGGTCTCGTGCAAGCACATCCCTGGTATGGACCTGTCGAAATGGCAAGATCAGAAATGTCATCATGATGCCAAACAACATGCATACAATGACGTCTGGGAGAGCGGCGGCGAATGGCCTGGTTAcaacaagaaataa